GTACGACGAGATCGTCGGCGTACGCGGACGGGTCGGGGCCGCCGGGTGGGAGTGTGGGCGCGACCTCCGCGCACAGCGCCCGGACGAGCCGCTCGCCCCAACTGGCCGCCAGGGTCTCGGCGATGGTGGTGTGGCCCGCGGCCGTCCCCAGGTACGCGAGGGCGGAGTGGGAGCCGTTCAGCAGCCGCAGCTTCGTGAGCTGATACGGCGTCACATCCCTGACGAACAGGGCGCCGTCGCGTTCCCAGGGCGGACGGGCGGCGGCGAAGGAGTCCTCCAGGACCCACTGCCGGTACGGTTCGGCCGTCACGGCGAGTTCGTCGCGGGCCCCGAGAGCGGTCGCGGCGGCCACGCGGTCCGCCTCGCTCGTCGCGGGCACGATCCGGTCGACCACCGTCGCGGGGAAGGCGACGGTCCCGGCGATCCGGTCCAGGATCCGGTGCCGGTCGGGCCACGGGGACGCCTCGATGAACTCCCGTACCACCCGGCCGAGTACGGCGCCGTTGTCCGCCATGTTGTCGCAGGACACGACGCTGATCGGCGCGCCGCCCGCCCGTGCCCGCGCCGCCAGTCCAGCGGCCAGGGCCCCGACTGCCGTACTGAAGGGACCGTCAGGGCCGGCCGCGAGGTCCGCGGCGACGGCGCCCGTGTCCAACCCGCCCGTGGACGCGAGCCGTTGATAGCCCTTCTCGGTCACGGTCAGCGTCACCACCGTCACCTCGGGATCGACGAGCAGCGCGTGGACCGCCCTGGCGTCCGGTCCCATGGCCAGCGCGTCGACCACCGAGCCGACGACCCGGGTGCGGGGGCCCTCCGGGCGGCGCTCGGTGAGCGAGTACAGGAAGTCCTGTTCGCGCAGGGCGCGTACGGTCGCCGCCGACCTCGGCGCCACGGCGGTGATGCCCCAGGGCTCGCCGGACAGCGCGGCGGCGTTCTCGGTGTAGACCGCCTGGTGGGCACGGTGGAAGGCGCCGAGCCCGAAGTGGACGACACGGGTGCGGAGTTGGGCGGGGTCGACGGCGGGCCGCGTCTGCGGGGCGAGCGGCGCCGCACGGTTCAGTGCGGGGAGCCCGGCATCCCCCGTGGGAAGTCCGACGCCGCTCACCAGTCGTGCACCGACCCGTCGAGACGC
The nucleotide sequence above comes from Streptomyces sp. N50. Encoded proteins:
- a CDS encoding mannitol dehydrogenase family protein, with the translated sequence MSGVGLPTGDAGLPALNRAAPLAPQTRPAVDPAQLRTRVVHFGLGAFHRAHQAVYTENAAALSGEPWGITAVAPRSAATVRALREQDFLYSLTERRPEGPRTRVVGSVVDALAMGPDARAVHALLVDPEVTVVTLTVTEKGYQRLASTGGLDTGAVAADLAAGPDGPFSTAVGALAAGLAARARAGGAPISVVSCDNMADNGAVLGRVVREFIEASPWPDRHRILDRIAGTVAFPATVVDRIVPATSEADRVAAATALGARDELAVTAEPYRQWVLEDSFAAARPPWERDGALFVRDVTPYQLTKLRLLNGSHSALAYLGTAAGHTTIAETLAASWGERLVRALCAEVAPTLPPGGPDPSAYADDLVVRFRNPAMRHLLRQIGSDGSLKITERWLPALRTLRERGACTPVLELALAAWVLSTRRRPDAPTDPAADALAACWDGNPRPVETVRALLRVLGATDLADDGRLTAAIAGRLPGLRAGRIEI